The Oryza brachyantha chromosome 6, ObraRS2, whole genome shotgun sequence region tgAGTGCAGGATCGCCGGAGCAAATTGGGGCTACAGTGACCAATGTGGTGAACAAGAAGATGAATAGGCAGGGTAACGGGAGGCTTAAATGGGCTGCTAATGGGCCTAACGGCTAGAAAAGTATCGTTACCAGGCTAAGTATCGTTATATTCCCATGCGGGCAGAGCGGGCCAAAATTTTCGGTGCTGGTATAACGGATACCATGCTATCTTTAAGGAATGTTGCGAGTTTTATGGGCGCGGCAGACGGTGATGTGAAATTCATAATTTCCTTTAAATCGGGAATCGACGGTACACCTATATTATGGGCCCATGGCCACACTCAGGCAGGCATCGGTCAATATCGCTCATGACACTTAATTGCGCTTTCCAGCctatgccaaaactttgagtaaacccgaatatactcggtactaactactcaGCTGTAACGGTTGAGCCAGTCGGCGCAACCTATCCTATGGGCAGAACATAGCCGAAGGCTGTATGTTTAGGGAAACATGGCACAAAATCATttccaaaccactcgggtccGGAAGCGCTTGGAACAGTGTAGCTTGAGTCACAAAGCTCGAAAACTTCAAGAAAATCTTCtgggtaacagtccatagatgactctatgtttaattcttatgcatttaagcatagagtcagggtctacacctattaggtgtgTCTTCTTCCATTCGAAGCCTtccacagcctctacaatcatcacagaaTACTCCGGATCactcgggaagcactcggGAATCACTCGGGAGCGCCTGAAAAGCACTCGGATAGTGTCAAGCATATAGCACCGGGATACACCTGATGATCAACGATCCGCATGGATGACTTACACTGCTATGGACAACTCCGGGGGctgctgtgggatacctatataTACCGGGGGTATCCAAAGAATATACAAATAGATACGGTCAATGAGGTACCGAATAGGGAGGAGAATATATAGATACCGTGTCGGCTAGGAGTCTGGTACATACCAGATTGCATGTCATGTACTTCGGACCCGAGccgtaaccgaattaggatagatcttagtcttactagattaggTCTCTATCATATCCGCAACCCTTTCCctactatataaggggtacggggtgCTCCCTTGAGGGCAACGAAGATTCATCTACGCAATacgatcgccaagcaggattaAAGTATTATCACGCCACGTCgaagcctgaacctgggtaaatcgcctctctcttcatcattaaccaTCGAATTTCGAGCTgggtagccaccctataagtttattgctgACACCAATCGTCGACACAAGGCATAATCCATTGTTCAAGTTGTGAGTAAGTGTAGCTTGGAGTTCTAAGTGGATCTTCAACCCTAACCGGTCTCCATCGCAATACTGGTATATAAATAGTACATTAGGACAGACAAATTTCTATGGCttttgagatttggtggaggaTTGTTAGGAATTGGttaatgggccggcccatgcGAGGACTAATTCctagaaaaatcacaaaagcccACCTTATGATAAATGGAAATTCTGGTGTTAGTGTTGGAAACTTAACGGATATTTCCACGCGTGAGAAGTCAGATATGGTTGGCGTATCGGAACTTTCCATACGTGTGAGTCTGGATATGGTAGGCGTATCGGATCTTTCCATGCGTGAAGAGTCTAGATATGGTAGGCGTACTGATCACGCGTTCTATATATATCGAACCTCCATCTCTCCGCAAAAACACGTGAAAACGATATGGGTTTGACTTTTCCTCTGTGTTgcaccgccaccgtcgtctACTCCATCCCCTCCGCCGGCGTTCACCGGTGATCGGGAGAGTAGGTCTCCTAAACCGTCGTCCTCGTGAAGTCCTGCACCGGGAGAgggcgaataaggttttttGGAAAGTGCTCCGCATGAGTGCTCGTGGTTCGTCCATAACGGCTCGTCTTCCTTGTCGATTGGTtgcggctcgccgtcgtcaacaTCCTACGCCGCGAGTCATCCGTAGTGCGCTCAATCCTCCTCAGAATAATCTTTGATTCAggttaattatgtttaatctagttaTGCATCTGTTTAATCTATTCATGTATAGCTCTTtcgcatacatgtttagatttgATCTATTCATGTTGGTTGATTCATGTCTTGCCATGTTTTCGTTTTACAatgtcataatttatttatatgatggattaaatcattatgtgctCATATTTTCAACGGTCGATACTCTCGCCAGCACTTCGATCACAACGACGCGTCACATAACGACAAACAGCGGAGCTGACTCTTCCAAATCAGCTATGGAACTGGAGCTCCTTCTCTAACTCTGTTCCGAATCAAAGTCACGGCATTCGGGATCCTTGCGTTTCGGCATGGCCAAACCACTACCAATTCCGAAACTCATCAGATTAGTAGTACCCTCGCACCGAGTGAACTGCTgcccgctgctgccgccacgCGCGGgctccggcgcgccgccgcccccgccagGCGCTGTCTCCCCGCTCGCGTGAACGGAGGTCTCGTGATGTACTGAGAAAGGAGAGATAATAGTAAGTTCTGTCTTTTTCGCGTGTCCGTTTCTttactttctattttttttattctgatTTCTCACGGTATAATGGTAGGCTCAGACggctactttaaatttaaatttaaagtcaaaatcataaagtaaaaaaaagagagagttaaatatatagttagctCTTAAAATAAGTTCAGTTATTCAATAGTCCTTATTAATTTTGTTCacacatatttaatatatataaacttggatttaaaacttttaaactcATGTTCActctaaaaaaatcaccaaatctgactaaaatttggtgtGATTAAGTTGTTAATTTCGTCTGAAATTTGAAAGAATAATTACTGAGTTAACTTTTGGGTAGGAGAGCAACTTTATTCGAACTTTGATCCATTGTAAATGTGAGACCCGCGTATGTCTTTATCTTACTAATTGAGTTACCCAACATCCATTTAATTTGGCTATGCGTAATCTTTTACAAATGGATATGGGTAAATGTGGTATAGCAATGGACTACACAAAATCCTGACTGTGTTACAACAAACAACGACTGGCTCGGCTTCACATTCCACTCCATGCTGCgaaatattaatttgttactTTCAGTAaatggagtattttttttctgtatataCTATTGCTCCGTGTCTTGCTGCAAGAATACATACTTCTGTCTACATATCCCGTACTCGATGTAATGACGTGGcctagtttcttttttctgcaaTTTCCATTTACATACAATATCTATAATACAATTCCTGTAGGCTAGATGTGGCTAAAAACGGGGCTGGGCCGGCAATATCACGGCGATCATGGCCGGCCGGTGTCAGTGTCAGTGTCACGGTGGTCCGGCCATGAGGCAGTCcaccggcggcacgacgggGCTCACCTCCTCGCCGTATGCCTTCCAGCAGAATGGCCCGTAGAGGTGGCCGTAGCCGTCCTTCTTCACCGGCGCGAGCTGGATGTCCTCGAGGCGCAGgccggcgcacggcgaggcgtcGCTGCAGGCCAGGTACACAGGCCGCTGCGTGTACGTCCCCGCCACGCCGCTGAACGCCACGCCGgacaccgccaccgccgccgtctggTTGGCGCACGCCGCGTGGTCGCAGTAGTACTGGTCGATCACGATCGGCGTCCGCACCGCCGACACGCGCACGCCGGAGAACCGCACGCCGCGCACCGACCCGGACCCGCCCTGCCACGTCTTGATCCGCACCCCCGACGACGTCTGCACCAGCGACACGTCCTGCACCGACACGTCGGAGACGacggcctcggcgccgcccttGCCGAGCCCGCCGATGCTGATGCCGTGGCCCGGCCCGCAGGTGACGCCCCGGACGAGCACCCGCGAGCAGCCGCCCTGGATGGAGACGCAGTCGTCGCCGCACGCGACGGTGGCGTTGTGGATGGTGACGCCGACGGAGCCGGCGAGGTGGATGCCGTCGGTGTTGGGGCTGTCCCCCGGCGAccggacggcgacgccgcgcacctcgacggcgcggcagCTGTCGAAGGTGAGGTGGAACCTGGCGCTGTTCTGTATCGTTATCCCTGTCACCGCCACGTTCCTGCTCTGGTACACCCTCACAGCCTTTTCGCccaaggacaaaaaaaaaaaaacgaagacACGCAGCAATTATCAGTAATAATCTCTAGCAATATTTCATAAATTGTACGTAGTAGTAACTAATAAGCAACCCATTTCTGAATTTTTCGAATGAAAAAAGGCTGCTCTGTTTGTTCTTACTGTTGGCCTGTTGTTTGTCCCGACACGATCGGCGTCGATGTCCTGCAAAAGTAGACAACAAgtcattttaattatattcgACGCTTATATATTACTCACCCAGTcacattatattttaatatatgacgttattaattttttatacatattcaACTACTCATCGTATTAAAATGGAACactacattttcttttattttgttatatccagctttttttgaaaaaataggaACTTAGCCTCAGAAACaacataatttgaaatttgtgcTCATTTGaagatttgaaattttttaattaggaACTTAGCCCctaatgaattttttaaattggaAATTTAGCCgctaaaaataacattttgaGTGTTACTCATATAACCACTGACCTATGTACcctttgaataaaaaatggaaCAAACAATACATAATACGTAGTAGCTGATTGGGTTACCGTCGCCGTGGCCGGTGCGGCGCCGCTCCACCAGTGGCTGCCTTGGCCGTCGATGGTGCCGGAGCCCTGGATGGTGAGCCCGGTGAAGCCCCTGAACTCCAGCCACTGCTGCACCGGGTTCCCGGAGCACCACGTGGCTGAGTCCGTGTTAGCCATGATCGTGCCATCCACCTGCACAAATACGCCCACGGAATGTAATTTTTCAGTCATTTGCATTCTAATCCCTGAGagtaaatagtaaaaaaactgaCAATGTAGATTAATGATCCACCTCTGCAGACTGTATGAAAAGAGAGGGTATTCGCTCGAGCGATTAAAAAAGTTTTCCTAACTGtcgaattaattaactaaccgGCCCGATTGGCATTGCGTATGTGAGAGGGCTCTCAATTTCGGAAGAATGAAaactcaacaacttcaaatgattttttatttttcaaatttaagtatttactttcagatttgaaaatattttacataaattcGAACATATTAAACTTAGCAAGATACACAGATAAACCAGAAACTTCGGTTTAACGGTTTACCCTAGTGAGCTTTAACATGGAAATAACTCTACTTTGTACTAGAACTTGCACACCTCATGTGTGAAAACGCAGCATTGTTAGTTTCGTACGGGCTCTCTGGTTAAGTGGCGTTGGTGCCAAAACGCATGGTCTAAGTTGGGGaaatagtttttagcacacgacatacaagtataaatttaacttttacaagttgtaaataaaataaacaaaactaaaactaagtatatttatatttataattgtttttgttatttttctataactcgtagaagtttaatttaaacttgtatgtttgtgaaatgatataattcatataaaactatattatcaattttttttatatttttaatgactatttagataacatgtaaGTAAATGGGTGGCTAATACACCGCTTCCGGTCGAGCTGTGCTTGATGAGCGAGCGGAACACGCAACATGTAACATCGGACATCCGCACTCACCTGAAAGACGGTGTTTGGTTGGCAAGAGTCGCCGGTGAACGTGACCGGGCCGACGACGAACCGGTAGCCCCCCGGCACCACCACCGTCGACGACCCCACGGCGCACGCCGCCGACCACGCATCGACGAATGCCTGCGCTCGATCACAAGGACAATACACAGTTACAACTATGTCAATTACCAgcccagaaaaagaaaattataatgccATCgcgtttaattaattaacaatcaAAATGTGTACATGTAAACTtagtattttgttttgcaCTCGATCGGTCAGCACTTGCCTTCGTGTCGtccgtgtcgccgtcgccgacggcgccgtaCTGCAGCACGCTGAAGGTGGCCGCCGACGGGGGCGTCGCCGGagctggaggcggcgacgacaccgGCGGTCGCGGTGGGCCGTGTCGCCGGTGACGATGGTCTGTCCTAGCGACGCCGAAGAACGGGGACGTGGTGGACAGCATTAGCAGGACGACGAGGCCACCGGCGGCAGAGGCGTTTAGGGTTCTTGCCGGCCGTCTCATCATCTCCTTAGCTTTAGCTACGATCGATCTCCTGATAAATGGCAAGGTAATTACTACTGCCAGCCAAACCACTACCACTAGCTAGCAGGAGTAGTGTGTATTTGCATGCGTGATcaatcataaatatatgtgtacacatatatatatcgatgATCATGATAGGAAATGGGGATTGATTGCAAGGAATCAGTTGCCAAGCCGGGTAGCTTAAGTTAATTGCACTGTGAATGAAATAATCATCCAGTGTGTTAACCACTATTAAGTGTAGTTTGGTTTACAGGTGTTAGagacttaattaattagatctGCTAATTTGTTTGATAGATTATTATCTGCAGCCATGACGCTTTGATCGAGGATCTGAGGAGCTCGTGACCTTGCTGATTTAGACGGCTTAGAGGTACGTGTAATCAAGATCAACCCATTATTTTGAGGGACAAGTTGGGATTTCGGGAGATGGATCGATTATAGCTTAGTTTCGTTGCACGCTTCAATGGGCTATTGGATTGCGACTGATGGCTAGCCAGGCCAAACTACTAGTACTTGTGAACTCCATGGTTTCGATTTTCgaatttcttaatttctttccCTCATTCCCTTTCACTCTTTTTGTTCAGGCTTCAaacagtaattaattaaaaaaattgaaaactgTACTTCAAACAGTGAGctatttctctaaaaaatatccGTTGGCTAATTACTGATAATGCACCACACAATGTACtagcaaaaatattatttacaattaaaacttttataattgtatttttaggGACCTAAAACCGttaatattgtaaaaaaaaactacgataataaatccaaacaaaattaaaataaattttataatttaaatttcagcaatactattatatatatttgatgacACATTACAGTGTTGCCTGAATGCTGATAGTCATACAAacccatcttttcatttctacttatacttataaaataacatttaaattttttgccTTAAATTGCAGTAGATTTATGAGCTTTTTTtccattatagtttatttttagccttgtcttttagatgactaagcacatatatataaaacttttatgtgtaaattattttttggttgtaaatatgttgattGGCTTTACCCCCTAGATTTTACAGCCAGGCTTTGAAGTTTGAATTTGGTGCCGGACTGTGAGCCTTCCCGAGCTGAAttggaatatatttttcagatgATATGAGCTTGTGAATAGTTAACTGAGTTCGGAGTTTACAACCTTTTCTGTGACAGTTTCTCCCGGGAAAATATTGATGTTCCCCAATCAACTTCAACTTTTCACTTTTCCTTATGCTTATAGGCCAATATTTAAACtttcaatcttaaatatatatggagttaattttggatgttttttatcgtgatttattttttagccttagattttagatcgctaagatacgtatataaaaattttatgcacaAATAATTTCCACTTGCAAATGTGCCATTTGTCTTTTTACtcaaaatagcaaaaaaaaatgaccccCATTAATGTGTCCTtgagaaatgaaatgaaatttatatttcCTAGAAATTAAGTTGAAGATGTTTATTTTGTCATTAATTGTTGAACATGTTTTGTGGAATTTGTTTAAATTATGTATGAGAAAATAGCTGTACGGGATCTCCCATCATGTGGCTCTGTACATATTTTAGACGGAAcaacaatattattttaattttgatgacAAATGGAGCTGAAAAGCAACGTACAAAACAAGTTTCAGTGTGCATTCAACATGATTTCCTCTCAATCCCCTTCCATATACGTACATGCCTTTCCGCATTGATGATGCGGTCACAGGATGGCACACATGAGATGAGATACGCAGGGGGAGAAGCAGCGAGCGACTCCGAAGGCATGGGAAGAGAAGAAGGTCACGTTGAATTGCGGTTCGAAACAAGGTGCTGCACAACCAGTTGGAGATCACCCATGGTGTTCAACCCACCAAGGATAGAGGTGACTGGCCTACGGGGAACCCGGTCTAGAAGATGTTGAAAgtataagcacataatgatttaatctatcgtataaataaatcatgatattGTAAAATGAAAACATGACAACATATGGAACAACCAATATGACcagatctaatctaaacatgtatgcgaaatagctacacacgaatagattaaatagatacagaactagattaaacataattgacaTGTACCGAAGGTTGTTCTGAGGAGGATTGAGAGCAGCACGAACGACTCGCGGCGTAGGATGTTGACGATGGCGAGCCGCGACCGATCGACGGGGAAGACGAGCCGTCGTTGACGAACACAGTCGCGTAGAGCGCtttccaaaaaccttattcgcccTCTCCCGGTGCAAGACTTCACGGGAACGACGGTTCCGGAGACCTGCTCTCCCGATCGCTGGTGCACGCCAGCGAAGGGGATGGAGTAGACGACAGTGGCGGCGCAGCACAGAGGAGAGGCAAaccctagattgtttttcacgTACGTTGCAACGAGGTAACGGTCcggtatttataggacgtGTGATCAGCACGCCTACCACATCGTAACCGAACCGGATAGGCCACGCATAACCTATCTGGACTCTACGCTATCTTGCACAAGAAAGAATCCGATACAATAAGTTTCCAAAACTAATCACCGGAATTTCCGTTTCATGCAGCAAAATAAAACTACAAAAGAAAGTCGCATCTGCGCAAGTACGAGGAGCCAATTTCAGCGGATCATTCACGCGCAtgtcgtgcgcgcgcgccaccTGGCCCGGCCCGAGCCCGAGCAAGGTGAgcgagcgcgcgcgtgtgGCTCTATTTCTTTGTTGCTCAAGAGCCTGGAGAGCACTCTCCTATTTAAGGAGATCTCACTCGCATAGAACTAGCAAGATGGTACTAAATGTTTTCATGCATGCTTCCATGAGGTGggcttttatgatttttctagAAATTATTCTATACATGGGCTTAGCCCAATTCATAATTCCAACAGAAAAATGAGGCCGACATAGATACCCTCGAAAGGGTCAGCTCATAGCatatttctctcctctcctcaaGGTTTGGTCACGGCCGGCTCTATATTTTCAAGGGCCCTAGGCGAACTCGATATTATAGGCCCTTAAGactatttatttacttataatATATCTAGTTATACAAGCActcaataaatattaattgtgaagtaaatcaataattaaacatctaaaatagTCATCAAGGAAAAAAGTTCATGCGCCAGTCATCCGAAAAAGCGCGATaactcatcatcatcgtcCGTCACTGACTCGTCGTGGGGTACTTGCATAGTCGCATACTCTAACTCTCGCGGTTGCACCTAAATCGATGTTGCGGCGCACCGAGCGACCGTTACGGACTCGTGATGATGGCTGTATGGCACATGAAACGATGCGATACATAACGAATATGATGGAATGTCTTCACACCTCACCTAAATCACGATTCACAAATACAATAAGGCACTTACAACCTGACATTCCTAACCTAATCTTTTTCAGCCAATGGGGTATTGGTCCCCCTTCTAGCGTGGGCCCTAGGccgtcgcccccgccgcccatGGGGTAGAGACAACCCTGGGTGTGGTTGACCTTGGTGTTTCGAGGGGGTTGGCGGTGGGGATTTCACCGGAAAGGGTGCCAACCAAGGTTAAAGATGGCAATAGAGACCCATTAGTCGAAACCAGATAGGTATATTTACCCTATTTGGGATGCATAAATGGGtttaattagaaaattttattcccCGACGGGTTATTGGGTTTGGATATAAGCATGTAGTATTCATACCCATAACCCAATAGatacatattaaaaataaataaatataaattctagACTTGGCCTATCAAAActaggctaaaaaaatagcCCATCTAAAAATCAGCCCAATTGCCCATATCGGGGAAACACTAGTTGGTTGGTTTCTTAATTTCTCCCTACCAGTAAAATCATACTACTCAGCCACTCCACCACATGAGcccgccagcgccgccacaGCTAGGTGCCCAAGCAACTTTATTAATTTCCGATTATGTGATAAACTATTGACCATCTACTTTTGTTGTACTCATTGGTTATAACTAAAATGGAGTACAAGACTACAAGTATTGTTATGTGTAATGCTATGATGATGCATTGATGCATAAAATGGAGTACAAGACTACAAGTGTTGTTATGTGTAATGCTATGATGATGCATTGTTGCAATGCTAGTTTATTCAGTATTTGGTTATGCGGTGAAATTTCTGATCATGATTATgttttattgttaaatttaCAAGTCATATTGATATTGATcatatacattatttttattgcacTTGTGAGTAATAATTGGTTACGTGTTATCCATAGGTAAATTTTACCCA contains the following coding sequences:
- the LOC102702858 gene encoding polygalacturonase At1g48100-like → MMRRPARTLNASAAGGLVVLLMLSTTSPFFGVARTDHRHRRHGPPRPPVSSPPPAPATPPSAATFSVLQYGAVGDGDTDDTKAFVDAWSAACAVGSSTVVVPGGYRFVVGPVTFTGDSCQPNTVFQVDGTIMANTDSATWCSGNPVQQWLEFRGFTGLTIQGSGTIDGQGSHWWSGAAPATDIDADRVGTNNRPTAVRVYQSRNVAVTGITIQNSARFHLTFDSCRAVEVRGVAVRSPGDSPNTDGIHLAGSVGVTIHNATVACGDDCVSIQGGCSRVLVRGVTCGPGHGISIGGLGKGGAEAVVSDVSVQDVSLVQTSSGVRIKTWQGGSGSVRGVRFSGVRVSAVRTPIVIDQYYCDHAACANQTAAVAVSGVAFSGVAGTYTQRPVYLACSDASPCAGLRLEDIQLAPVKKDGYGHLYGPFCWKAYGEEVSPVVPPVDCLMAGPP